In Melanotaenia boesemani isolate fMelBoe1 chromosome 16, fMelBoe1.pri, whole genome shotgun sequence, the following proteins share a genomic window:
- the LOC121655799 gene encoding opsin-5-like, which yields MEITLKAFPLKVVTIPWRNNNLSTLYTDPPLSEQGETIIGVYLLVLGWLSWFGNSLVIFVLYKHRVSLQPTDFFTLNLAISDASISVFGYSRGILEIFNFLKDDGYLITWIWTCQMDGFLTLLFGLVSINTLTVISVTRYIKGCHPHKARCFSINTIAISLIFIWAGALFWSVAPLLGWGSYTDRGYGTCEVDWSKANYSTIYKSYIISILIFCFFIPVMIMLFSYISIINTVKTTNAMSADGFLSARQRKVERDVTRISIVICTAFIMAWSPYAVVSMWSAWGFHVPSTTSIITRLFAKSASFYNPLIYFGMSSKFRKDISVLLPCAKKSREVVRLQHFKDLKPKSETPPPPASLPVQSLEVKYKARELNQSNHDSDSGVNSLPQTPPQIFHIDMPSHIETSEYWCDRL from the exons ATGGAAATAACTCTGAAGGCCTTTCCTCTGAAGGTGGTGACTATCCCATGGAGGAATAATAACCTCAGTACCCTGTACACAGACCCTCCTCTGTCTGAACAAGGTGAAACCATCATCGGAGTCTACCTGTTAGTGCTGG GATGGCTGTCATGGTTTGGAAACAGTTTAGTGATATTTGTCCTGTACAAGCACCGGGTCTCACTCCAACCAACagattttttcactttaaatctTGCCATTTCTGATGCCAGCATCTCAGTGTTTGGCTACTCTCGAGGAATCCTGGAAATATTCAATTTCTTAAAGGATGATGGGTATTTAATCACCTGGATCTGGACCTGCCAG atGGATGGCTTCCTCACACTGCTCTTCGGCCTTGTAAGCATCAACACCCTGACCGTTATCAGCGTCACCAGATACATCAAGGGATGCCACCCGCACAAAG cTCGCTGCTTCAGCATCAACACAATAGCAATTTCATTGATCTTCATTTGGGCAGGAGCATTGTTTTGGTCTGTTGCTCCATTACTTGGATGGGGCAGCTACACAG ATCGAGGTTATGGCACCTGTGAAGTGGACTGGTCCAAAGCCAATTACTCCACAATTTACAAATCATACATCATCTCCATCCTTATCTTCTGCTTTTTCATCCCTGTGATGATCATGCTGTTCTCCTACATCTCTATTATCAACACAGTGAAAACCACGAATGCCATGTCGGCTGATGGTTTTCTCTCAGCTCGCCAAAGGAAGGTGGAGAGAGACGTCACAAGG ATTTCTATTGTAATCTGCACTGCTTTCATCATGGCCTGGTCACCATATGCAGTGGTATCAATGTGGTCAGCCTGGGGCTTCCATGTGCCAAGCACAACCAGCATCATCACTCGTCTCTTTGCCAAGTCCGCCAGCTTTTACAACCCGCTCATATACTTTGGCATGAGCTCCAAATTCCGCAAGGACATCTCTGTTTTGCTGCCATGTGCAAAAAAGAGCAGGGAAGTGGTGCGTCTGCAGCACTTTAAAGACCTCAAACCAAAGTCCGAGACCCCACCACCACCTGCGTCACTTCCTGTCCAAAGCCTGGAGGTGAAATACAAAGCAAGGGAGTTGAACCAATCCAATCATGACAGCGACTCAGGAGTTAACAGTCTTCCTCAGACCCCTCCGCAGATCTTCCACATTGATATGCCATCGCACATTGAAACATCAGAGTACTGGTGTGACAGACTCTGA